The proteins below are encoded in one region of Mauremys reevesii isolate NIE-2019 linkage group 15, ASM1616193v1, whole genome shotgun sequence:
- the LOC120383532 gene encoding olfactory receptor 12-like, with protein sequence MAPVREWNRTAVMEFILLGFGNGPGCQMIPSVLFLVIYTVTMLGNTILVLIIRVNSRLHTPMYFFLMNLSLLDLCFTSTIAPKAMASFLSGSKAISYNGCATQFFLLALFLTTETFLLAAMAYDRYSAICNPLLYPVTMSKWVCIQMVVGSYICGCVNAMVQTGFTFTLHYCGHNEIDHFFCDGPPLISLSCSDTYINNLVMFTLCGLIIASTALIVLISYIYIISTILRIRSAEGRHKAFSTCTSHMLVVTLFYGTTAFMYAQPTWLSSLYPRRAVSVFYTFVIPMLNPFIYSLRNKEVKEALRRTMGHKSLTK encoded by the coding sequence ATGGCGCCAGTGAGAGAGTGGAACCGCACAGCAGTCATGGAATTCATCCTGCTAGGGTTTGGAAACGGTCCAGGATGCCAGATGATCCCCTCTGTCTTGTttctggtgatttacacagtaACCATGCTGGGAAACACCATCCTGGTCCTCATCATTAGAGTCAATTCCcgccttcacacccccatgtacttcttcctcatGAACCTGTCACTCTTAGACCTCTGCTTCACCTCCACCATTGCCCCCAAAGCCATGGCAAGCTTCCTATCAGggagcaaagccatttcctataACGGATGTGCCACCCAATTCTTCCTCTTAGCTCTCTTCCTCACCACCGAAACGTTCCTCCTGGCAGCGATGGCATATGATCGATACTCTGCCATCTGCAACCCGCTCCTGTATCCTGTCACCATGTCCAAGTGGGTTTGCATTCAGATGGTGGTAGGGTCATATATCTGTGGCTGTGTGAACGCCATGGTGCAAACAGGCTTCACCTTTACGCTGCACTATTGTGGGCATAATGAGATCGATCATTTCTTCTGTGATGGCCCTCCCTTGATCAGTCTCTCCTGCAGTGACACGTACATAAATAATCTTGTGATGTTTACCTTATGTGGCCTCATCATAGCGAGCACTGCCTTGATTGTGCTCATCTCCTACATCTacatcatctccaccatcctccGGATTCGCTCTGCTGAGGGCaggcacaaagccttctccacctgcacctcCCACATGTTGGTTGTGACTTTATTTTATGGGACCACTGCTTTCATGTATGCCCAGCCCACTTGGTTATCTTCTCTGTACCCAAGGAGAGCAGTATCTGTGTTTTACACCTTTGTCATCCCCATGTTGAATCCCTTCATCTACAGCCTTAGGAACAAGGAAGTTAAAGAAGCTTTGAGAAGGACTATGGGCCACAAATCCTTGACAAAATGA
- the LOC120383408 gene encoding olfactory receptor 4D1-like: MEKNLTTPVTEFVLLGLTPNPKLQRFLFVIFFIIYVNTWLGNFTIITTVITDRQLHTPMYFLLANLAFLDVSESSVNAPKLLSGLLTQSKTISFNECILQMFFFHLIGGAMVFLLVVMAADRYVAIYKPLRYMTIMNRGVCVVLVLNAWLGGLVHSAVQLGLLLQLPFCGPNVLDNFYCDIPQVIKLACTDTHLVEWQMVFNAGVLLIIIFIILLISYTVILVKIRTHVMEGKRKALSTCGTQITVVCLQFIPSIFIYARPFRQFRLDKVISVIYTVITPMLNLMIYTLRNAEMKKAIRRLMRRMLFSGRERET, translated from the coding sequence ATGGAGAAGAATCTCACCACCCCAGTAACAGAATTTGTCCTCTTGGGTCTCACTCCGAATCCTAAGCTGCAGCGATTCCTCTTTGTGATTTTCTTCATCATCTACGTGAACACTTGGCTGGGAAACTTCACCATCATCACCACCGTGATCACCGACCGCcagctccacacccccatgtacttcctGCTGGCCAACTTGGCTTTCTTGGATGTCAGTGAATCATCAGTAAATGCTCCAAAATTGCTCTCAGGTCTCCTCACCCAGAGTAAAACCATCTCATTCAATGAGTGCATCCTCCAGATGTTCTTCTTCCACTTAATTGGAGGCGCTATGGTCTTTTTACTTGTGGTGATGGCTGCCGATAGGTACGTGGCCATCTATAAACCACTGAGATACATGACTATCATgaaccggggtgtgtgtgtggtgttagtGTTAAATGCATGGCTGGGTGGATTGGTTCACTCTGCTGTTCAGCTTGGACTGCTCCTCCAGTTGCCGTTCTGTGGTCCAAATGTCCTGGACAATTTCTACTGTGATATCCCGCAAGTCATCAAACTGGCCTGCACCGACACTCACTTGGTTGAATGGCAGATGGTCTTCAATGCTGGAGTGCTACTCATAATAATATTCATCATTCTGCTGATTTCCTACACTGTCATCTTAGTCAAGATCAGGACACATGTCATGGAAGGGAAGCGCAAGGCTCTGTCCACTTGTGGAACCCAGATTACTGTGGTGTGTTTACAATTCATTCCCAGCATCTTCATTTATGCTCGGCCTTTCAGGCAGTTCAGGCTGGACAAGGTAATATCCGTCATTTACACTGTAATCACCCCGATGCTGAACTTGATGATCTACACATTGAGAAATGCTGAGATGAAGAAGGCCATCAGGAGACTGATGAGGAGAATGCTCTTCtcggggagggaaagagagacatAA
- the LOC120383402 gene encoding olfactory receptor 4D2-like → MEQKNLTATVTEFVLLGLTQSPELQRFLFIIFSIVYLTTWLGNFIIITTVIFNHQLHTPMYFLLANLAFIDISDSTVSVPKMLLGLLSQHKTISYNECILQMFFFHFIAGAMVFLLVVMAADRYVAIHKPLQYLTLMNRGVCVGLVAGTWMGGLAHSAIQIGLVLQLPFCGSNVLDNFYCDIPQVVKLACTDTYLFELLMVSQSGVLAIIIFILLLISYTIILVKIRTHLKEGKRKALSTCGTQIMVLCLIFIPFIFIYARPFRKFPIDKVVSVLYTVITPMLNPIIYTLRNTEMKKAIRRLMSRILFSGREMKT, encoded by the coding sequence ATGGAGCAGAAGAACCTCACTGCCACAGTGACagaatttgtccttttgggccTCACCCAAAGTCCTGAGCTGCAGCGATTCCTCTTCATCATCTTTTCCATAGTCTACCTGACAACCTGGCTGGGTAacttcatcatcatcaccaccgtGATCTTCAACCACCAACTCCACACCCCGATGTACTTCCTGCTGGCCAACCTAGCTTTCATAGATATTAGTGATTCTACAGTCAGTGTGCCAAAGATGCTGTtgggtctcctctcccagcaCAAAACCATCTCATACAATGAGTGCATCCTCCAGATGTTCTTCTTCCACTTCATTGCTGGTGCTATGGTCTTTTTACTTGTGGTGATGGCTGCCGATAGGTACGTGGCCATCCATAAACCATTGCAATACTTGACTCTTATgaaccggggtgtgtgtgtggggttagTGGCAGGCACATGGATGGGTGGACTGGCTCACTCTGCTATTCAGATTGGACTGGTCCTCCAGTTACCGTTCTGTGGGTCAAATGTCCTGGACAATTTCTATTGTGATATCCCACAAGTTGTCAAACTGGCCTGCACCGACACCTACCTGTTTGAGTTGCTTATGGTCTCCCAAAGTGGAGTACTTGCCATAATTATCTTCATCCTCCTGCTCATTTCATACACTATCATCTTAGTCAAGATAAGGACACACCTCAAGGAAGGGAAGCGCAAGGCTCTCTCCACCTGCGGAACGCAGATCATGGTTTTGTGTTTAATATTCATACCCTTCATATTCATCTATGCTCGACCCTTCCGGAAATTCCCCATAGACAAGGTGGTCTCTGTCCTTTACACTGTAATCACCCCAATGCTGAACCCTATAATCTACACACTGAGGAACACCGAGATGAAGAAGGCTATCAGGAGACTGATGAGCAGAATTCTCTTCTCAGGGAGGGAAATGAAGAcgtaa
- the LOC120383479 gene encoding olfactory receptor 10A7-like — translation MKYAEESRKGNLTVVTEFILQGLSNHRELEVPLFSIYLLIYTITLTGNILLITITMDPALHNPMYFFLRVLSFLEICYTSVTVPKMLVNFLSEDKSISYMGCVVQMYFLLFLGASECFLLAAMAYDRYVAICNPLRYRLIMNRMVCLSLAVLSWFSGNVVSLVQTVWVFTLPFCGSNKINYFFCDIPPLIKLSCIDTSQYEMQLFSASILVIFTPFILILVSYIFIISTILKMASAEGRHKAFSTCSSHLIVVTLYYGCSSLIYLRPNSINLPDSNKVLSLIYTTVTPTLNPFIYSLRNKEVKEALRRTLGDMVKRKIFSHRK, via the coding sequence ATGAAATATGCAGAAGAATCAAGAAAGGGGAACCTCACTGTGGTGACTGAATTCATTTTACAGGGATTGTCCAACCACCGCGAGCTGGAAGTGCCTCTGTTCTCCATCTATCTGTTAATTTACACCATTACCCTGACTGGGAACATCCTTCTCATCACAATCACCATGGACCCAGCCCTTCACAACCCCATGTATTTCTTTCTCCGGGTCTTGTCCTTCCTGGAGATCTGTTACACTTCAGTCACTGTCCCCAAGATGCTGGTGAACTTCCTCTCAGAGGACAAGAGCATTTCCTACATGGGCTGTGTTGTACAAATGTATTTCCTGCTCTTTCTTGGGGCCTCCGAGTGCTTCCTTCTGGCCGCCATGGCGTatgatcgctatgtggccatatgCAACCCACTGAGGTACAGGCTCATCATGAACAGGATGGTGTGCCTTTCATTGGCGGTTCTCTCATGGTTCAGTGGGAATGTGGTGTCCCTAGTACAGACAGTCTGGGTTTTCACCTTGCCATTTTGTGGCTCCAATAAGATAAACTATTTTTTCTGCGATATTCCCCCATTGATTAAGCTTTCTTGCATTGACACCTCTCAGTATGAAATGCAGTTGTTTTCAGCTTCTATATTGGTCATCTTCACTCCATTTATTCTCATCCTTGTGTCCTACATCTTTATTATCTCCACCATCTTAAAGATGGCATCGGCTGAAGGCAgacacaaagccttctccacctgctcctcacaCCTCATTGTGGTGACCTTGTATTATGGGTGCAGCAGTCTGATCTATTTAAGACCCAACTCCATTAACTTACCAGACAGCAACAAAGTGCTATCTCTGATATACACAACTGTCACCCCGACCTTGAACCCTTttatctacagcctgaggaacaaggaggtaAAAGAGGCTCTGAGGAGAACATTGGGGGACATGgtgaagagaaaaatattttctcataGAAAGTAA